One window of the Bos indicus isolate NIAB-ARS_2022 breed Sahiwal x Tharparkar chromosome 15, NIAB-ARS_B.indTharparkar_mat_pri_1.0, whole genome shotgun sequence genome contains the following:
- the USP2 gene encoding ubiquitin carboxyl-terminal hydrolase 2 isoform X3: MRTSYTVTLPEEPPAAPFPALAKELRPRSPLSPSLLLSTFVGLLLNKAKNSKSAQGLAGLRNLGNTCFMNSILQCLSNTRELRDYCLQRLYLRDLSHSSRAHTALMEEFAKLIQTIWTSSPNDVVSPSEFKTQIQRYAPRFVGYNQQDAQEFLRFLLDGLHNEVNRVIARPKSNTENLDHLPDDEKGRQMWRKYLEREDSRIGDLFVGQLKSSLTCTDCGYCSTVFDPFWDLSLPITKRGYPEVTLMDCMRLFTKEDVLDGDEKPTCCRCRARKRCIKKFSIQRFPKILVLHLKRFSESRIRTSKLTAFVNFPLRDLDLREFASENTNHAVYNLYAVSNHSGTTMGGHYTAYCRSPVTGEWHTFNDSSVSPMSSSQVRTSDAYLLFYELASPPSRM; the protein is encoded by the exons ATGCGCACCTCGTACACCGTGACCCTGCCCGAGGAGCCCCCCGCCGCCCCATTTCCCGCCCTCGCCAAGGAGCTGCGGCCGCgctcccctctctccccttccctgctgctctccaccttCGTGGGGCTCCTGCTCAACAAAGCCAAG AATTCTAAGAGCGCCCAGGGTCTGGCTGGTCTTCGAAACCTTGGGAACACG TGCTTCATGAACTCCATCCTACAGTGCCTGAGTAACACGCGGGAGCTGAGAGACTACTGCCTGCAGCGGCTCTACCTGCGGGACCTCAGCCACAGCAGCCGTGCTCACACGGCCCTCATGGAAG AGTTTGCAAAACTAATCCAGACCATATGGACCTCATCCCCCAATGACGTGGTGAGCCCCTCTGAGTTCAAAACCCAGATCCAGAGATACGCACCACGCTTCGTCGGCTATAA TCAGCAGGATGCTCAGGAGTTTCTTCGCTTCCTTCTGGATGGGCTGCATAATGAGGTGAACCGGGTCATAGCGAGGCCCAAGTCCAACACTGAAAACCTCGACCATCTGCC TGATGATGAGAAAGGGCGCCAGATGTGGAGAAAGTATCTAGAACGGGAAGACAGTCGGATCGGGG ATCTCTTTGTTGGGCAGCTGAAGAGCTCCCTGACATGCACTGATTGTGGCTACTGTTCTACGGTCTTTGATCCCTTCTGGGACCTCTCTCTGCCCATTACTAAG CGAGGTTATCCTGAGGTGACGTTAATGGACTGCATGAGGCTCTTCACCAAAGAGGACGTGCTTGATGGCGATGAAAAGCCG ACGTGCTGTCGCTGCCGAGCCAGAAAACGGTGTATAAAGAAGTTCTCCATCCAGAGGTTCCCAAAGATCTTGGTGCTCC ATCTGAAGCGGTTCTCAGAATCCAGGATACGAACCAGCAAGCTCACAGCATTTGTGAATTTCCCACTACGAGACCTGGACTTGAGGGAATTTGCCTCAGAAAACACCA ACCACGCTGTTTACAACCTGTACGCCGTGTCCAATCACTCCGGAACCACCATGGGCGGCCATTACACAGCCTACTGCCGGAGCCCGGTGACAGGCGAGTGGCACACGTTCAACGACTCCAG CGTCTCCCCCATGTCCTCCAGCCAAGTGCGTACCAGCGACGCCTACCTGCTCTTCTATGAGTTGGCCAGTCCGCCCTCCCGCATGTAG